The bacterium genome includes a region encoding these proteins:
- a CDS encoding putative metal-binding motif-containing protein, which produces MNPYGSPPDYVGGCGPGSLWATCPPTPFDPSTLDRDGDGFTVADGDCNDADAGIAPGIMEPLCNGVDENCDGVTDGEWETPDAPYTLGDPCTAGVGGCLRDGVFGCEENGITATCLADAGLPVPEMCNGVDDDCDGDTDEEWRDCSPDLPESPCIGNICVVGIGT; this is translated from the coding sequence CTCCCGACTACGTCGGGGGGTGTGGACCAGGTTCCCTCTGGGCAACCTGTCCTCCCACCCCCTTCGATCCGAGCACGCTCGATCGCGATGGCGATGGGTTCACCGTCGCAGACGGTGACTGCAATGATGCGGACGCGGGGATTGCTCCGGGAATCATGGAACCACTCTGCAACGGGGTGGATGAGAACTGCGATGGGGTGACGGATGGGGAGTGGGAGACACCGGATGCTCCATACACGCTGGGAGATCCCTGTACCGCAGGAGTGGGAGGATGTCTTCGCGATGGGGTGTTTGGGTGTGAAGAGAACGGAATCACGGCAACGTGCCTCGCGGATGCGGGATTGCCCGTTCCGGAGATGTGCAACGGCGTGGATGATGACTGCGATGGGGACACGGATGAGGAGTGGAGGGATTGCTCTCCCGATCTTCCGGAATCCCCGTGCATCGGGAACATCTGCGTTGTGGGGATCGGTACCT